One stretch of Eupeodes corollae chromosome 2, idEupCoro1.1, whole genome shotgun sequence DNA includes these proteins:
- the LOC129946633 gene encoding uncharacterized protein LOC129946633 → MGNSNSRSTDSKSSTHHTEGQNTNNGHHLTATTSTNSKTTMSRSASGAEISEKYLTQFVPVEKLAQKLQEKSLKYNVNGIVGDVFVSQVFPRYIDLGQRLFKHLHHNSRAQTEYLGTVAFRQQCERFLGIIDDVKILECYIRMYAEADRPDFINKQGVTRLLLTCYTIAMDHSGNAVLCPAINRTFDSVLKSIFFNQSDSLSIGFVCRWFEDNLIRSVLLVHKYCLHTLSTAYRGLEQTDQSSGIELSTPVLEQRTPFPEQSDSELNTLMPLSQAWLLAGALPPLYSKPQSVVSQSANKSASAAQIFKDKLSMLPSHWTLLYDSNEHGLGSNRFLHHLLGYRGPTLILLNTKDDQTYCIGSPNEWKETHLYTGAEGSVVIQLLPKFAILEKKPNILYLNTCVRGYPKGLRAGADPKKPILAVDEHFESIDCKGIAAVLTSIEIWGCGDKSSREVQLDIKKWQIKEAERQRTVKLTAADWMDHPDRYLLELGGRQNYNN, encoded by the coding sequence ATGGGGAACTCGAATTCTCGTTCTACGGACTCGAAGTCCAGCACACATCATACAGAGGGTCAGAACACAAATAATGGTCATCATCTAACAGCTACAACAAGCACCAACAGTAAAACAACAATGTCCCGATCAGCTTCGGGAGCGGAAATAAGCGAAAAATATCTCACCCAATTTGTGCCTGTGGAGAAGTTGGCACAGAAACTGCaagaaaaatcattaaaatacaATGTCAATGGAATTGTGGGTGATGTTTTTGTGAGTCAAGTATTTCCGCGTTATATCGATTTGGGGCAGCGCCTGTTCAAACACTTGCATCACAATTCACGAGCACAAACCGAGTACCTTGGAACAGTGGCGTTTCGTCAACAGTGTGAACGTTTTCTTGGCATAATTGACGATGTTAAAATCCTGGAGTGTTACATTAGAATGTACGCCGAGGCTGATAGACCTGATTTTATCAATAAACAGGGTGTTACTAGACTACTATTGACTTGCTACACAATTGCAATGGACCATTCGGGGAACGCTGTTCTCTGCCCTGCTATAAATCGAACTTTTGACTCTGTGCTTAAGTCAATCTTCTTCAACCAGTCGGACAGCCTAAGCATAGGTTTTGTTTGTCGATGGTTCGAGGACAATTTGATTCGATCGGTGCTGCTGGTGCACAAGTACTGTCTCCATACGCTATCCACAGCGTACCGCGGACTTGAACAGACCGATCAATCATCGGGCATAGAATTGTCCACACCAGTATTAGAACAACGAACTCCATTCCCCGAGCAATCCGACTCAGAACTAAACACACTGATGCCTCTGTCTCAGGCCTGGCTACTTGCCGGAGCCCTACCACCGCTGTATTCAAAGCCACAGTCCGTGGTCTCACAAAGTGCCAATAAATCAGCTTCGGCTGCACAGATCTTCAAAGACAAACTGTCGATGCTGCCCTCGCATTGGACCCTACTTTATGACTCCAATGAACACGGACTTGGCTCGAATCGTTTCTTACATCATCTGTTAGGCTACCGTGGGCCTACTCTCATCTTGCTGAACACAAAGGACGACCAGACCTATTGCATCGGCTCTCCCAACGAATGGAAGGAAACACACTTGTACACAGGTGCAGAGGGCAGTGTTGTGATACAGCTGCTCCCCAAGTTCgcaattttggaaaagaaaccAAACATACTGTACTTAAACACCTGCGTTCGTGGTTACCCCAAGGGTTTGCGAGCCGGGGCAGACCCAAAGAAGCCTATTCTAGCTGTGGACGAGCACTTCGAAAGCATCGATTGCAAAGGAATTGCCGCCGTCCTGACTTCCATCGAAATCTGGGGATGTGGTGATAAGAGTTCCCGCGAAGTTCAGCTCGATATCAAGAAATGGCAAATCAAAGAAGCCGAACGCCAGCGCACCGTCAAACTAACAGCTGCAGACTGGATGGATCATCCGGATAGATATCTTCTGGAACTTGGCGGAAGACAAAACTACAATAACTGA